GAACCAGCATTCAGCTGTAAAAGCATTCCCCTCTATCTCAACAGCCGATCCTTGGTAATACCCTCTATCCAATCTCACCGCCTTCTTTCCGGGAAAACGTCCTTCAACAACTGCAAGTTTTCCTACCTCTTTTTTATCAGCTTTCATAGATCTAAATGTAAGGTCGCCTCCTTTACCGCTTAAATCTTTTACTATACTGTCGGTATCAACCACACCTTCAAATGTGTAATAACGAACTACTGAAGGGTCTTTTAAAAGGAGCTCTTTTCTTATTTGCCAACTTTTTTCTAAATTTGTTTCGCATCCAAGGTTGAGTACTATAAGAATAAAGATTATTCCAACACATTTAAGTGTTCTCATTATTTCCTCCTGAGAATTATCAACGTTATGCCAAATTTGGCTAAGAGTTCTTTTTTGTTGTTGCGAAGGCACATCTGTTGAGGCCAATCTACGTTAAACTACAAGTTTCGGCAGGTATACCTTGGCGTAAGTTGAAACGGCTTGTCCCGCGTGTTTCCGAGGGAATTGTCATATTACGAAACTCTTTAAAAAACCTGTCAGGGCAAACACTCGCAAAGACGGAATGAAAGAGGTAGAAGGCAAAAGTTCTCTATAATTTCTCTGCCAACCGTAGTTTAGATATAGTTTCTCCACCGTTTAGTAGATACAGAGCAGGCGTTGGTCTATCTACGCCTTCAATGAAAGACGGTCTTTCGCTCCAAGGAGTCACAGAAAGAACATTTGCCAAGTCAAGCCAGTATTCCAGTCTTGCGGGTTCTAACCCCCATACCATATGTATGTGGTTAGCTGGTGGATAATGTTTATATTCTGTCATTGTGGCATACTTTGGCGTTATAAACGTATGTGGCCACGTGTAGTTAGACATTTTACCTGCTGCTTCAGATAACTTTGCTGGTAATTCAACTGTTTCTGCCTGGTCCCATACCAGAGAAAATATGTTTGTCAAACTACTGTAAGCAAGCCTGCCAGCAATCCCTTGTATCCCACCCGGTGATACAAAACTGACAGAATTCCCAAGCCCTGGAAAGTAATCTTTGTCTGCTATAGGGAAAGAGACTCTCTTCATTATCTTTTTGAAATTTTCTTCTGGAACTCCTGCCCAGTCGAAAGAAGCGCTACCTGAATTGTTGCCATCTACAAACCCTCTCTTTTCCCAAATTGTTTTCCCTGTAAGTTTTACACCTGCTTTTTTGGCAAGGGTTTTAATTTCCCACGGTTCCCAAACCTTCCGAAAATCCATAAAAAGAGGAGGGTTACCGCCTGTCAAGTGAGAGAAGAAGAGCATTGTTAAAAGACCTTGAACGTCTGCTTCGGTGGCGTACGGGATAGGTTCTTTTTTGCCGTTGTGGTCAAAAGTGGAATTAAAAAGAGATTCCATAACGTCTGCAACAGGAAGAGGCGTACCTCTCTTATCTGAACCCCATTCGAGTTGGCTCATAAATCCGCCTCCAACTGCGTTTAAATCTTTCATAAGGTCTCTTACTATAAGATACATAGCAAGAGAGGAGTTGAACCTTTTATCATCGGAACTGTCGCGTATTTCTATTCTGTTTTTACAATGTGTGTTAAACCATTCTCGCAGTTCTTTCAGTTCATTTGAGTTGTAAGCTTTTTTGGCAAGCATATCTGCTAAAAGTTTCATATCTAACCGTGTAATCTCTATTCCGAAGGTGTTTCTTGTGGGAATAATATGAGCAAGAGCTGTCTCCATACCCATAGAGTCGTGACCAAAAACAACAATGCGTCTACCCTGTAAAGATTTGAAGGTAACGGCTGCGTAAGTCCAGTCGACAAGGTCAGAAATAGTTTTTTCTGTTATAATCGGGCATACTCCTGTGTCTGACCAGGAACCGATATTTATATGTATAAGTTTCCCGTATTGAGATATTGCTCCGCTACAGGCGTGAGTGTATACCACACCTGGTTTAGGACCGCTGTTGCCACAGGTAAGGTTTAACGGAGTATCTTTGGGGAACTGTTGAATAAACGATATAAGAGTAGGTTGAGGGAAAGCCCAAGTGTCAGGTACTCCTATAAGGATTTGTACTTGCTCTTGTTTGAACTGCCTTGCAACTGTATCAGCACTTTTCTCTCCGTCTATAAGAGTGTCGCTATAAACTATCCGCAAATCGGAATTATCTGCAAACCGTATTTTTTCTGCAAGTATTTCAGCTGTCATACGAGAAATATTTGCTGCTCTTTTGCGTGATTCTTTATCTATTCTTGGGTCACATGGAGCAAATACGCCGATTACTGTAGTTTTATTAGAGGAGAGTGAAGACGAACCAACTTTTGTTACTTCCATTTCGCTCCCTTGTAGAAAAAAGATATTGAATTTTTTAAAATCAATCTGTAAGAGCTTGCTTGATACTTAACTTTACTTTACCTCTATCGTCAAGCCCTATAAATTTGACTTTTATTTTGTCGCCTACTTTTACAACATCTTCAACTTTTTTAACCCGTTGAGGGGCAAGTTCAGAGATATGTACCAGCCCGTCTTTACCTGGGAGAAACTGTACAAAAGCACCAAATTCCATAATCTTCACAACGGTACCTTCGTATATATTCCCTACTTCTGGTTCTGCTGCTATACCTTTTATTACATCAGCAGCCTTTTCACAAGATTGGCAATCGATAGAAAATATTTTAACTGTACCGTCGTCATCAATGTTTATATCAGCACCTGTATCTTCAATAATTTTTTTAATTGTTTTCCCGCCAGGACCTATAACAAGCCCTATCTTGTCTGTATTTATTTTTATAGATATCATACGAGGCGCATATTTAGATATTTCAGAGCGGGGAGAAGATATTGTTTCTGACATCTTCTGGAGGATACCTTTTTTTGCGTTGTTTGCCTGTAAAAGAGCCTCTTTTAATATTTCAGAGGTTAACCCTGATTCTTTGACGTCCATCTGGAATCCTGTAATACCGTTCTCTGTTCCTGCAAGTTTTAGGTCAAGGTTGCCATAATGGTCTTCTTCTCCTGCTATATCAGTTAAAAGAATATATTTGTCACCTTCTTTGATTATACCAAGCGAAACCCCAGCAACGTGTTTATCAAAAGGAACTCCAGCTTCCATAAGAGCAAGACTACTTGCACATATGGTTGCCATTGAAGAAGAACCGTTCGATTCAAGTATATTGGCAACAATTCTTATAGTATAAGGAAACTCTATTTCGTTAGGAATAAAACCTGCCAATGAACGTTCTGCTAAAGCGCCGTGTCCAATTTCTCTCCTTGATGTACCTCTAAGAGGAGAAACCTCGCCAACAGAAAATGGAGGGAAGTTGTAGTGCAACATAAACCGTTTTTTAGATTCTTCACGTAAACCATCTATAATCTGTTCATCATCACTTGTGCCTAAAGTTACAGAGGCAAGACATTGGGTTTGTCCTCTTGTAAAAAGAGCCGACCCGTGGTTACGAGGTAGGAGACCAACATTACATTCAATAGGTCTTACTTCTGTAGAATCTCTACCGTCAAGTCTTTTACCTGTTTTAAGGATAACTTTTCTTATATTATCTTTCAAAACAGATTCAAATATTTTCGCAGCTTCTTTTTGTTTATCTTCCTCAGGGTAAGAGGCAAGAAACTCTTCTTTAAGAGAGTTATAAAAAACTTCTCTCGCTTTCTTCTCTGGGAAAGAGTATGCGTCCATTATTTTGTTTGAAATAAACTCTGTCGCAGATTTTAAGACAAGTTCATCACAAACAGGTTGAACTACGTCTGCCTTTTCTGTCTCAAAATCTTTTATAACGTCGAGCATCTTTCTTATCTGGTTATGCCCAAATTCTAATGCTTCAATAAACTGGTCTTCAGATAATTCCTTAGCTTCCCCTTCAATCATTACAATGGAATTATAAGTAGCTGAAATAACAAGGTTGATTAAACTTTTTTCCATCTGGTTAAAGGTAGGATTGATTATATAATTACCATCTATAAGACCGACTCTTACACAAGCTACAGGTTCTTTAAATGGTATGGACGAGGCAAAGAGAGCTAACGCAGCAGCGTTTACAGAGAGTGTATCAGGATTGTTTTCAAGGTCAGCCGATAAAACATTGACTATAACCTGAACTTCGTTAAGGTAGTTATCAGGGAATAACGGTCTAACAGACCTGTCTATAATACGGCTAACAAGTATCTCCCTCTCGTTTGGTCTACCTTCTCTTTTAAAAAAACCGCCTGGTATTTTACCAGCAGCGGAAATATGTTCTCTATAATCACAACTTAAAGGGAAAAAATCTATATCTTCCCTTCTTTCTTTGTTACCTACAACTGTAGCAAGAACTATTGTATCACCCATTCTTGCCCACACAGAACAGTCGCTCTGTGTAGCTACAAAACCTGTCTCTAAAGAGATAACATCTTTACCGACAGGCAATTCGAATTTCTTTTTTAACATTATATTATTTCCTTAAATTAAGCTTAATTAAAACTTCTTGATATTTGGAAGGATTAGTTGCTTGTAGATACTTAAGAAGTTTGCGTCTTTGCCCAATGAGTTTAAGAAAACCTCTTCTTGAGTTGGTATCTTTTTTAAATTTGGAAAAGTGTAGGTTTAAAGCATTAATTCTTTCTGTTATTAACGCAATTTGGACCTCTGGCGAGCCAGTATCTTTTTCATGTCTTCCAAAACCTTTTATAACGGTCTGCTTTTTTTCTGTTTCAATCATATTGATTTCTCCTTCGACTTTATTTGTTTGTTAACATAGGAAAGATTATACATCTTTTATTTTTTTTTGTCAATAACCTGCTTTATATGATAAATTATATACCATTATGGGACAATACAAAAAGGTTCGTGGGATGCATGATATTATGCCAGAGGAGATAGAAAAGTGGCATTTTGTGGAAAAAATTATTTCTGAAACGGTCAATCTTTTCAATTACAGCGAATTACGTACACCTGTTATAGAAGAGCAAGCCCTATTTGAAAGAAGTGTTGGTATGGAAACAGATATAGTCTCAAAAGAGATGTATACTTTCCAAGATAAAAAAGGTAGAAAACTTGCGTTAAGGCCGGAAGGGACAGCCTCTACAGTTAGGGCTTATATTGAGTCTACCCTTTCTTCACTTGATGGGATTACTCGTTTATACTATTATGGACCTATGTTTAGGTATGATAGACCTCAGAAAGGTAGGTATAGACAGTTTTATCAGTTTGGAGTAGAACTGTTTGGAGGGGCGTCACCTTTTTATGATGGTGAAGTTATAGAGATTTTGAACACTATTATAAGTAATCTTGGGATAAAGGATGTCTATTTTGATGTTAACACTCTTGGTTGTAAAGATTGTAAATCAAGGTACACCGAAATTATTAAAGAGTATGTTTTATCTATTCGCGACCGTTTATGTGAAGATTGTAAGGTAAGGAGCGAAAAATCTCCGTTAAGGATAATGGATTGCAAAAACCCTGTATGCGGAAAATTGACAGAGAATATTCCTTCTATACAGGGGGTTTTATGTCAAGAATGTGCTGACTACTTTACTACTTTGTTGGGATATCTCCAAAAAAAAGGAATAGAGTATAATGTTCGGTCTAACCTTGTTAGAGGGCTGGACTATTATACAAAGACAGTCTTTGAGGTTTTCTTGAAAGAAGATAAGAACGCTATAGCCGCTGGGGGAAGATATGACCTGCTTGTTAAGGAGTTGGGTGGTAAAGAAACGCCAGCAGTAGGGTTTGCTATAGGTATGGAAAGGCTTCTTGAACTTGTTGAGAAAAAAGCACCTGTTAGGTCTAAGGTATATATAATTAGTATGGGCGAACAGGCAAAACAGTTAGGGTTAAAGATATCTGGTGAATTGCGAAAAGAAAAAATTCCTGTAGAAATGGATTATGATGAAAAATCGTTAAAAACTTCCCTTAAAAGAGCAGATAGAGGTGGGTTTGGATGGTCTGTTATTTTAGGTGAAAGAGAAATTGAAAAAGGAGTAATTGTTCTAAAAAATATGGTTACTGGTACTCAACAAGAGGTTCAAAGAGATAATTGTGCTCAAACAATAAAAAATATAATTGAACGGTAATTACCAGTTTAGATGGTTGGCTGTATCATTACGGTTAAGAAAATTAAAAATGAAACTCCCTTGCAAATGTGTGGAGTAAAAGGAGTATGAAAAATGTTAAGGAGTCACACTTGCGGTATTCTCAATAAAACAAATCTTGGAGATAAGGTGGTGTTGTGCGGATGGGTAAACTCTATAAGAGACCACGGTGGACTAACTTTTTTTGATGTTAGAGATAGGTACGGGATTACTCAAGTAGTGGTTTCTCCAGAAGAAACAAATAAAGAACTATATGAACAAGTGAAATTATTGCGTAATGAGTGGGTGGTCAAGGTTGAAGGTGAAGTTGTAGAAAGACCTCCTGATACCGTTAACCTAAAAATACCTACAGGCGAAATAGAGATTAAGGTAGAAGGTATATCTGTTTTGAACAGAGTAGATGCTCTGCCTTTTGAACCTTGTGAGGCAGATAAGGTAGGTGAAAACCTAAAACTTAAATATAGATATATAGATATGAGGAACCCAAAACTACAGGATAACCTTAAAAAAAGAGCTCTTTTTTGTCATAAAATGAGAGATTTTTTACTTTCGGAAAATTTTGTTGAGATTGAAACGCCTATCCTTACAAAAAGCACACCTGAAGGAGCACGAGATTTTATTGTTCCGTCAAGATTGAGTCCTGGTAAATTTTATGCATTACCTCAATCTCCACAACTTTTTAAGCAACTTTTAATGGTAGGAGGTATGGATAGATATTTTCAAATTGCAAGATGTTTTCGTGATGAAGACCTCCGAGCAGATAGACAACCAGAGTTTACTCAACTTGATATGGAAATGTCTTTTGTTGAGGAAGAAGATGTTATAGATGTAACCGAAAGATTGTTAAAGTATGTTATGCAGGAAGTTTTTCATATAGAGGTCAAGATACCTTTTGAAAGAATGGCTTATGCTGTTGCTAAGGAGAAATATGGTTCTGATAAACCTGATACCAGAATAGATATTGTGTATAAAGATTTATCAGATATTATTATGCAAACAGATATAAAGATACTTAAAAGTATAATTGAAAAAGGTGGTATTATTAAAGGTTTTACGGTTCCAGCAGGAGATAGGATATCTCTGAAAGAAATAGAGAACCTTGATAAGTCAATAAAAGAAGCAGGTGGAGGTGGGTTGGGTTGGGTAAAATTTAAAGATGAAGAAATACAGAGCCCACTAAAGAAGTTTCTTACAGAAGATACAGTAGCAAAGTTAAAACCAGAAAACGGTTCTACTGGTTCTATGCTCTTTTTTCTTGGTGGCGAAGAAAAATGGGTTAATGAAAACCTAAATAAAATTAAAGAGTTTGCTGTCGCAAAAATTCCAGAAATGGTCAAGGCTGATATATTTAATTTCTTATGGGTTGTGGATTTCCCTCTATTTGAATTTAATAGTGATGAAAACAGAATTCAATCTATACACCACCCTTTTACTTCACCGATTATTTCAGATATACCTCATATTAAAGAGAACCCTTTAAAGATTAAGTCGAGAGCGTATGATATTGTTTTAAATGGAAATGAGATAGGTGGGG
The nucleotide sequence above comes from bacterium. Encoded proteins:
- the aspS gene encoding aspartate--tRNA ligase, with translation MLRSHTCGILNKTNLGDKVVLCGWVNSIRDHGGLTFFDVRDRYGITQVVVSPEETNKELYEQVKLLRNEWVVKVEGEVVERPPDTVNLKIPTGEIEIKVEGISVLNRVDALPFEPCEADKVGENLKLKYRYIDMRNPKLQDNLKKRALFCHKMRDFLLSENFVEIETPILTKSTPEGARDFIVPSRLSPGKFYALPQSPQLFKQLLMVGGMDRYFQIARCFRDEDLRADRQPEFTQLDMEMSFVEEEDVIDVTERLLKYVMQEVFHIEVKIPFERMAYAVAKEKYGSDKPDTRIDIVYKDLSDIIMQTDIKILKSIIEKGGIIKGFTVPAGDRISLKEIENLDKSIKEAGGGGLGWVKFKDEEIQSPLKKFLTEDTVAKLKPENGSTGSMLFFLGGEEKWVNENLNKIKEFAVAKIPEMVKADIFNFLWVVDFPLFEFNSDENRIQSIHHPFTSPIISDIPHIKENPLKIKSRAYDIVLNGNEIGGGSIRIHNKSLQEDIFKILGIDEEVYKNRFGFLLEALQLGAPPHGGLALGLDRLMMLMLKEESIRDAIAFPKTQKGTCPLTLAPGEVEEKLLKENRIQVDIPKV
- the pnp gene encoding polyribonucleotide nucleotidyltransferase: MLKKKFELPVGKDVISLETGFVATQSDCSVWARMGDTIVLATVVGNKERREDIDFFPLSCDYREHISAAGKIPGGFFKREGRPNEREILVSRIIDRSVRPLFPDNYLNEVQVIVNVLSADLENNPDTLSVNAAALALFASSIPFKEPVACVRVGLIDGNYIINPTFNQMEKSLINLVISATYNSIVMIEGEAKELSEDQFIEALEFGHNQIRKMLDVIKDFETEKADVVQPVCDELVLKSATEFISNKIMDAYSFPEKKAREVFYNSLKEEFLASYPEEDKQKEAAKIFESVLKDNIRKVILKTGKRLDGRDSTEVRPIECNVGLLPRNHGSALFTRGQTQCLASVTLGTSDDEQIIDGLREESKKRFMLHYNFPPFSVGEVSPLRGTSRREIGHGALAERSLAGFIPNEIEFPYTIRIVANILESNGSSSMATICASSLALMEAGVPFDKHVAGVSLGIIKEGDKYILLTDIAGEEDHYGNLDLKLAGTENGITGFQMDVKESGLTSEILKEALLQANNAKKGILQKMSETISSPRSEISKYAPRMISIKINTDKIGLVIGPGGKTIKKIIEDTGADINIDDDGTVKIFSIDCQSCEKAADVIKGIAAEPEVGNIYEGTVVKIMEFGAFVQFLPGKDGLVHISELAPQRVKKVEDVVKVGDKIKVKFIGLDDRGKVKLSIKQALTD
- the hisS gene encoding histidine--tRNA ligase, with amino-acid sequence MGQYKKVRGMHDIMPEEIEKWHFVEKIISETVNLFNYSELRTPVIEEQALFERSVGMETDIVSKEMYTFQDKKGRKLALRPEGTASTVRAYIESTLSSLDGITRLYYYGPMFRYDRPQKGRYRQFYQFGVELFGGASPFYDGEVIEILNTIISNLGIKDVYFDVNTLGCKDCKSRYTEIIKEYVLSIRDRLCEDCKVRSEKSPLRIMDCKNPVCGKLTENIPSIQGVLCQECADYFTTLLGYLQKKGIEYNVRSNLVRGLDYYTKTVFEVFLKEDKNAIAAGGRYDLLVKELGGKETPAVGFAIGMERLLELVEKKAPVRSKVYIISMGEQAKQLGLKISGELRKEKIPVEMDYDEKSLKTSLKRADRGGFGWSVILGEREIEKGVIVLKNMVTGTQQEVQRDNCAQTIKNIIER
- the rpsO gene encoding 30S ribosomal protein S15, with protein sequence MIETEKKQTVIKGFGRHEKDTGSPEVQIALITERINALNLHFSKFKKDTNSRRGFLKLIGQRRKLLKYLQATNPSKYQEVLIKLNLRK